Proteins encoded by one window of Sphaerodactylus townsendi isolate TG3544 linkage group LG02, MPM_Stown_v2.3, whole genome shotgun sequence:
- the CNTF gene encoding ciliary neurotrophic factor has product MAAAPGRPPEGSPRHADLRCRTILLLRKMRADVSSLLETYVEKQGLDKNFSLDSLDGVPTASTEQWSEISDAERLRDNLKAYWAFQILLNEILEEQRSSLSPNDLDFHESIQSVLLQVSALAYQLEELMVILEHSVPTKERSREARERGLFEKKLRGMKVLQELAQWSVRSVRDLHQLSSPAQTGAIPHASCSLALKK; this is encoded by the exons ATGGCGGCGGCGCCAGGGCGGCCCCCGGAGGGCTCCCCCCGCCACGCCGACCTCCGCTGCCGGACTATCCTTCTCCTGAGGAAAATGCGCGCCGATGTCAGCAGCCTCCTGGAGACCTAC GTAGAGAAGCAGGGTTTGGACAAAAACTTCAGCCTTGACTCGCTGGATGGTGTGCCAACAGCCAGCACTGAGCAGTGGAGTGAAATCTCAGATGCTGAGCGGCTGAGGGATAACCTGAAGGCCTATTGGGCatttcagatcttgttgaatGAAATCTTGGAAGAGCAGAGGTCCTCCTTGAGCCCAAACGATTTAGATTTTCATGAATCTATTCAGTCAGTTCTGCTCCAAGTCTCTGCTTTGGCTTACCAACTAGAAGAACTGATGGTGATATTGGAGCACAGTGTGCCAACCAAAGAAAGAAGCCGGGAAGCTCGTGAAAGGGGCTTGTTTGAGAAGAAACTGAGAGGCATGAAAGTGCTGCAGGAGCTTGCTCAGTGGTCTGTTAGGTCTGTTCGGGATCTACACCAGCTCTCCAGTCCTGCTCAGACAGGGGCTATACCACATGCAAGTTGCAGCTTGGCTCTCAAAAAGTGA